In one window of Drosophila innubila isolate TH190305 chromosome 2L unlocalized genomic scaffold, UK_Dinn_1.0 4_B_2L, whole genome shotgun sequence DNA:
- the LOC117780121 gene encoding protein SERAC1 — translation MSLEELKATIRRFPKLLGGIGILTTAGIILYETPQIRKYLAQYVDKKQQEPDKRRTEYIYIKYHIYRESMRKLQQKQEDEKKWISVIINPIGKWWKAAKHSVAWRLLNIAQTGSQAERLKAVQQLVCMDHLKDWDFRHLAQICDARTCVSLARCGADVRWFMPVPRRRCIKNPKMLLSELHVMLARLRPSSCVDHFFSKYFPEQHDTEGIHEFFTPEQSITLSTQDTDLLKEIISFLHHITKDPKVSAQIIHDGGLMHLMELRKIFNDDNETLATLCKVLANMSMVPDAVEHFFVSGWVGTLAEWQQCADLRLQVISAKTMANLDHDDPNQFTYPPNVYPLHPRVRTRRKPTADIVFVHGLLGGVFITWRQRDRKPTELGLYGKNAFYTSETDDVFLVGEQKRINGNRQKQQHQQQQQQPQQQTKQQLVPTQIQSNGEAAKATVAKPESLKGQVLKTSKKVQEKHLNISDAATKEFVETLRNEAELDSDWEVVHPDIPVYASENCRGMFSVSGNEWNNQDASEEYTNCWPMEWLPDDYPDARIIGIDYTSAVTEWSANFTKYCPCEKGQGHIDVRAGSLLERIAASDVGNERPVVWIGHSMGGLLTKIMLLKSLDSTEPNVQQIAKNTRGIVFLGTPHRGSSIAKWKQHMQVILSPSIEVKEMEENSPKLLDMHRRFMGSLHTRLRHVNVLSVAEGSPTMLTSFKFPLRIVTEESSRIDFGDFYLLKDDHLSLSKPIYRQSFLYQRLLHVIKDAIKQSNEPKDADEQATPQTDLSTLNIVGTIFKGTKGLFEMLPRVALRFTT, via the exons ATGTCATTAGAGGAATTAAAAGCAACTATACGCCGATTTCCAAAGCTTCTGGGTGGTATTGGCATATTGACCAC cGCCGGCATCATCCTCTACGAGACACCACAAATCCGTAAATATCTCGCTCAATATGTGGACAAGAAGCAACAGGAACCGGACAAGCGTCGCACCGAATACATCTACATTAAATATCACATTTATCGGGAATCCATGCGCAAGTTGCAACAGAAGCAGGAGGATGAAAAGAAGTGGATCAGTGTCATCATCAATCCCATTGGCAAATGGTGGAAGGCTGCCAAGCATTCGGTTGCCTGGCGTCTGTTGAACATTGCCCAAACCGGCAGTCAGGCGGAGCGTTTGAAGGCTGTCCAGCAGCTGGTTTGTATGGATCATCTCAAGGATTGGGACTTTCGTCATTTGGCACAGATCTGTGATGCACGCACTTGCGTTTCCTTGGCCCGCTGTGGTGCCGATGTCCGTTGGTTTATGCCCGTGCCAAGGCGTCGTTGCatcaaaaatccaaaaatgcTGCTCTCCGAACTCCACGTGATGCTCGCCCGTCTCCGTCCCTCGTCCTGCGTGGATCACTTCtttagcaaatattttccCGAGCAACACGACAcg GAGGGCATTCATGAGTTTTTCACACCAGAACAGTCGATTACACTGTCCACTCAGGACACGGATTTGCTGAAAGAGATCATATCGTTTCTGCATCACATCACAAAGGATCCCAAAGTGTCGGCCCAGATCATACACGATGGCGGTCTAATGCATTTAATGGAATTGCGCAAGATCTTCAATGATGACAATGAGACATTGGCGACATTATGCAAAGTGCTGGCCAACATGTCCATGGTGCCGGATGCAGTGGAGCATTTCTTTGTCTCTGGCTGGGTGGGCACCTTGGCCGAATGGCAACAGTGTGCCGATCTACGCCTTCAAGTGATCTCTGCCAAGACGATGGCTAATCTGGATCATGACGATCCCAATCAGTTCACATATCCACCGAATGTGTATCCCCTGCATCCACGTGTGCGAACACGTCGCAAGCCCACAGCTGACATTGTCTTTGTCCATGGACTTTTGGGTGGTGTGTTCATTACCTGGCGGCAACGGGATCGCAAACCCACCGAGCTGGGACTCTACGGCAAGAATGCGTTCTACACCAGCGAAACGGATGACGTGTTCCTCGTCGGCGAACAGAAGCGTATTAATGGCAACAGGCAGaaacaacagcaccaacaacagcaacaacagccgcagcaacaaacaaagcaacaatTGGTGCCGACACAGATTCAATCCAATGGAGAGGCAGCCAAGGCAACTGTTGCCAAACCGGAATCCCTTAAAGGTCAAGTGTTGAAGACCAGCAAAAAGGTGCAGGAAAAACATCTGAACATCAGCGATGCGGCCACTAAAGAATTTGTGGAGACGCTGCGAAATGAGGCGGAATTAGACTCGGACTGGGAGGTAGTGCATCCGGATATTCCAGTGTACGCCAGTGAGAATTGTCGTGGCATGTTCAGCGTGTCGGGCAACGAGTGGAACAACCAGGATGCATCCGAAGAGTATACTAACTGCTGGCCAATGGAGTGGCTGCCAGATGATTATCCAGATGCAAG AATCATCGGCATTGACTACACATCCGCTGTCACCGAGTGGTCGGCTAATTTCACCAAGTACTGTCCATGTGAGAAGGGTCAGGGACACATCGATGTGCGAGCTGGTTCGCTGTTGGAGCGCATTGCCGCATCCGACGTGGGCAATGAGCGTCCAGTGGTATGGATCGGTCATTCAATGGGAGGTCTGCTCACCAAGATCATGCTCCTGAAATCATTGGACTCCACTGAACCGAATGTTCAGCAGATTGCCAAGAATACCAGGGGTATTGTGTTTCTGGGTACACCACATCGTGGCTCATCCATTGCCAAGTGGAAACAGCACATGCAAGTGATACTCTCACCATCGATCGAGGTTAAGGAAATGGAAGAGAACTCACCGAAATTGCTTGACATGCACCGCCGTTTCATGGGCAGCTTGCACACACGCCTGCGTCATGTGAATGTCCTCAGTGTGGCCGAAGGATCTCCCACCATGCTGACCTCATTCAAGTTTCCACTGCGCATTGTCACCGAGGAATCGTCGCGCATTGATTTCGGTGATTTCTATTTGCTCAAAGACGATCATCTCAGTCTGTCCAAGCCCATTTATAGACAGTCCTTCCTCTATCAGAGACTGCTCCATGTCATCAAGGATGCCATCAAACAGAGCAATGAGCCCAAGGATGCGGATGAGCAAGCGACGCCCCAGACTGATTTATCAACTTTGAATATTGTGGGCACAATATTTAAGGGCACCAAAGGATTATTTGAAATGCTCCCGCGTGTTGCCCTTCGCTTTACCACATAG